A genomic region of Clavibacter michiganensis subsp. insidiosus contains the following coding sequences:
- a CDS encoding DNA recombination protein RmuC translates to MDPVIALLVGLVIGLAVGAVVGLAVSRARSGVDAPGSAGEAARLAAAEATVTALREQLDRTERLAEEQVAQTSAQYAERAQTQDALHRERLDAQESHLREQIGQQEDRIAELQTRLREIQRAEVARTEEDGRVLTALSPVAESLKQVQAKVHELEEQRRQQHGELSEQLRSATEAEERLRATAETLASALRSNSTRGVWGETQLRSVVEAAGLIHRVDFDVQTSVSTAQGNGRPDMVVHLPGGKNIAVDAKAPFTAYLEANAIPASATGSEGARRDALMKQHVQAVRDHITALGSRAYWEGLDASPEMVIAFIPSESLVSQALEADPSIMEFAFSRRVALSSPVTLWSVLKTVAFSWQQEVLTEDAKQLFDLSRELHARLATSGEHIAKLGRSLTGAVGDYNRVVGSLERQVLPTARRLSRLDESKVIGTLEPLEATTRELSADEFTRPAARAAGTPAG, encoded by the coding sequence ATGGATCCCGTCATCGCCCTCCTCGTCGGCCTCGTCATCGGCCTGGCCGTGGGCGCGGTGGTCGGGCTCGCCGTGTCGCGCGCCCGATCCGGGGTGGATGCGCCGGGCAGCGCGGGCGAGGCCGCCCGCCTCGCCGCCGCGGAGGCCACGGTCACCGCTCTCCGCGAGCAGCTGGATCGCACGGAGCGGCTCGCCGAGGAGCAGGTCGCCCAGACCAGCGCGCAGTACGCCGAGCGCGCCCAGACGCAGGATGCGCTGCACCGCGAGCGGCTCGACGCGCAGGAGTCGCACCTCCGCGAGCAGATCGGCCAGCAGGAGGACCGCATCGCGGAGCTGCAGACCCGGCTGCGCGAGATCCAGCGCGCCGAGGTCGCCCGCACCGAGGAGGACGGCCGCGTGCTCACCGCGCTCAGCCCCGTCGCCGAGAGCCTCAAGCAGGTGCAGGCGAAGGTGCACGAGCTGGAGGAGCAGCGCCGGCAGCAGCACGGCGAGCTCAGCGAGCAGCTGCGGAGCGCCACCGAGGCGGAGGAGCGGCTGCGCGCCACGGCCGAGACGCTCGCGTCCGCGCTCCGCTCCAACAGCACGCGCGGCGTGTGGGGCGAGACGCAGCTGCGGAGCGTCGTGGAGGCGGCCGGCCTCATCCACCGGGTCGACTTCGACGTGCAGACGTCCGTCTCCACGGCCCAGGGCAACGGCAGGCCCGACATGGTGGTGCACCTGCCCGGCGGCAAGAACATCGCGGTGGATGCGAAGGCGCCCTTCACCGCCTACCTCGAGGCGAACGCCATCCCCGCCTCCGCCACCGGATCCGAGGGCGCCCGCCGCGACGCGCTGATGAAGCAGCACGTGCAGGCCGTGCGCGACCACATCACGGCGCTCGGCAGCCGCGCCTACTGGGAGGGGCTCGACGCGAGCCCCGAGATGGTCATCGCGTTCATCCCGAGCGAGTCGCTGGTGTCACAGGCGTTGGAGGCGGATCCCAGCATCATGGAGTTCGCGTTCTCCCGTCGCGTCGCGCTCTCCTCCCCCGTCACGCTGTGGTCGGTGCTCAAGACCGTCGCGTTCAGCTGGCAGCAGGAGGTGCTCACGGAGGACGCGAAGCAGCTCTTCGACCTCAGCCGCGAGCTGCACGCGCGCCTCGCCACGAGCGGCGAGCACATCGCCAAGCTCGGCCGCTCCCTCACGGGCGCGGTCGGCGACTACAACCGCGTCGTCGGATCCCTGGAGCGCCAGGTGCTCCCCACCGCCCGCCGCCTCAGCAGGCTGGACGAGTCGAAGGTCATCGGCACGCTCGAGCCGCTCGAGGCCACCACCCGGGAGCTGTCCGCGGACGAGTTCACGCGCCCGGCCGCCCGGGCCGCTGGCACCCCCGCTGGGTAG
- a CDS encoding 3'-5' exonuclease — protein sequence MPLDFTAIDFETANNSSASACSVGLVKVRDGVVVETASWLIRPPAGHDTFSVWNTRIHGIVEEDVAGADGWADQLPRLMAFAGDDHLVAHNARFDMGVIQGACKATALIPPPYSYLCSLQVARRTYALDSYRLPVAARAAGFEDFSHHEALADARACAAIVVHAAARHGAASIAGLAEAAGVGLGRIGAPRAQTVTQASAAATPPIDWA from the coding sequence ATGCCGTTGGACTTCACCGCGATCGACTTCGAGACCGCCAACAACTCGTCGGCGAGCGCGTGCTCGGTGGGTCTCGTGAAGGTCCGGGACGGCGTCGTGGTCGAGACCGCGTCCTGGCTCATCCGGCCGCCCGCGGGGCACGACACCTTCTCCGTCTGGAACACGCGGATCCACGGCATCGTCGAGGAGGACGTGGCCGGCGCCGACGGCTGGGCCGACCAGCTCCCGCGCCTCATGGCCTTCGCGGGCGACGACCACCTCGTGGCCCACAACGCGCGCTTCGACATGGGCGTGATCCAGGGCGCCTGCAAGGCGACGGCGCTCATCCCGCCTCCGTACTCCTACCTCTGCAGCCTCCAGGTCGCGCGGCGCACCTACGCGCTCGACTCGTACCGGCTGCCGGTCGCCGCGCGGGCCGCGGGCTTCGAGGACTTCTCGCACCACGAGGCGCTGGCGGACGCCCGAGCGTGCGCCGCCATCGTCGTGCACGCGGCAGCCCGGCACGGCGCCGCGTCGATCGCCGGGCTGGCGGAGGCGGCGGGCGTCGGCCTCGGCCGCATCGGGGCCCCGCGCGCGCAGACCGTCACGCAGGCGTCGGCCGCCGCGACGCCGCCCATCGACTGGGCCTGA
- the ychF gene encoding redox-regulated ATPase YchF → MALTIAIVGLPNVGKSTLFNALTKNQVLAANYPFATIEPNVGVVNLPDPRLEVLAGLFGSEKILPTPVSFVDIAGIVRGASEGEGLGNQFLANIREADAIAQVVRGFEDEDVVHVDGRVDAASDMETINTELILADLQTLERAEPRYEKELKTKRIEPVVLETAKAAREWLDSGKPLSASKIDLEPVRELGLLTAKPCIYVFNVDEQVLGDKGKLDELAALVAPAQAVFLDAKIESELIELDPEDAAEMLASTGQEESGLDQLARIGFETLGLQTYLTAGPKETRAWTIGRGWKAPQAAGVIHTDFEKGFIKAEVISYDDLVETGSIAEARSKGKARIEGKEYVMQDGDVVEFRFNN, encoded by the coding sequence GTGGCACTCACTATCGCGATCGTCGGTCTCCCCAACGTCGGTAAGTCGACGCTCTTCAACGCCCTGACCAAGAACCAGGTGCTCGCCGCGAACTACCCGTTCGCGACGATCGAGCCGAACGTGGGCGTGGTGAACCTCCCGGACCCGCGCCTCGAGGTGCTCGCCGGCCTCTTCGGCAGCGAGAAGATCCTCCCCACGCCCGTCTCCTTCGTCGACATCGCGGGCATCGTCCGCGGTGCGAGCGAGGGCGAGGGCCTCGGCAACCAGTTCCTCGCGAACATCCGCGAGGCCGACGCCATCGCCCAGGTCGTCCGGGGCTTCGAGGACGAGGACGTCGTGCACGTCGACGGCCGCGTGGACGCCGCGAGCGACATGGAGACCATCAACACCGAGCTGATCCTCGCCGACCTGCAGACCCTCGAGCGCGCCGAGCCGCGCTACGAGAAGGAGCTGAAGACGAAGCGCATCGAGCCCGTCGTGCTCGAGACCGCGAAGGCCGCGCGCGAGTGGCTCGACTCGGGCAAGCCGCTGTCGGCGTCGAAGATCGACCTGGAGCCCGTCCGCGAGCTCGGCCTGCTGACCGCCAAGCCCTGCATCTACGTGTTCAACGTCGACGAGCAGGTGCTCGGCGACAAGGGCAAGCTCGACGAGCTGGCCGCCCTCGTGGCGCCCGCGCAGGCCGTGTTCCTCGACGCGAAGATCGAGTCGGAGCTCATCGAGCTCGACCCCGAGGACGCCGCCGAGATGCTCGCGAGCACCGGCCAGGAGGAGTCGGGCCTCGACCAGCTCGCCCGCATCGGCTTCGAGACCCTCGGCCTCCAGACCTACCTGACGGCGGGCCCGAAGGAGACGCGGGCCTGGACCATCGGCCGTGGCTGGAAGGCCCCGCAGGCGGCCGGCGTGATCCACACCGACTTCGAGAAGGGCTTCATCAAGGCCGAGGTCATCTCCTACGACGACCTGGTCGAGACCGGCTCGATCGCCGAGGCGCGCTCCAAGGGCAAGGCCCGCATCGAGGGCAAGGAGTACGTCATGCAGGACGGGGACGTGGTGGAGTTCCGGTTCAACAACTGA
- a CDS encoding site-specific DNA-methyltransferase, with the protein MDDLNELESLPVEQLIEMIRERTGAGVNLSFPGKVLARQLGRRVRPRAQRTLNAFSAGDEHGRSRNLVVEGDNLQALASLYRERGQIDMILTDPPYNTGGDFRYNDKWDRDPNDPDLGEYVGSDDPAKHTKWMKFMYPRLQMMRAMLRPSGVMAICIDSRELFHLGQMLDELFGEENRLAIINWQKSYSPRSDNRHVSTATEYVLVYAKDERIAKTGLQARTASMDARYRNPDGDPRLWKGENFSGPKAQTHQGMVYGIQSPFTGDIHYPPAGKCWRAPQADALKWLSEWGVEYELRSIDDTDTRAAIVGVQADEVRKVRAVMVKERLEAACEASEKRRKAGNWPRLVFGLDGRGRPQQKKYLEDIKQGRVPMTYWSDDDLDEPDVLGSVSWDHEESGHSQTGVNELTAIVGPGHGFETVKPMKLMTKLIQIWCPPTGIVLDPFAGSGTTGHAVLQLNNDQGADRRFVLIEQGRPDNGDSYAKTLTVDRLRRVVTGDWVKETKTKPLPLSGGFTFKTLEKKVDAKTLLLMERDEMIDTVIASHSSTGMRRIAVLIPIVDDGEPYSYLVAKNTRNEGIYLVWSGADSNTDLTEDVYEEITDEAETAGLADVYHVYSRRNLIVTDDVIWYQIPDRILSDFGLDVRTESFTEEG; encoded by the coding sequence GTGGATGATCTAAATGAGCTCGAGTCGCTGCCTGTTGAGCAGCTGATCGAGATGATCCGTGAGCGCACCGGGGCGGGAGTGAATCTCTCGTTCCCCGGCAAGGTTCTGGCTCGCCAGCTGGGCCGTCGGGTGCGGCCGCGCGCCCAGCGGACCTTAAATGCATTCAGCGCCGGCGATGAGCATGGCCGCTCGCGCAACTTGGTGGTCGAGGGTGACAACCTGCAGGCGCTCGCGTCGCTGTACCGGGAACGTGGCCAGATCGACATGATCTTGACCGATCCGCCGTACAACACGGGTGGTGACTTTCGGTACAACGACAAATGGGACAGGGACCCTAACGATCCGGATCTGGGCGAGTACGTCGGTAGCGACGACCCTGCAAAGCACACTAAGTGGATGAAATTCATGTATCCGCGTCTGCAGATGATGCGAGCGATGCTTAGGCCGTCGGGTGTAATGGCGATCTGCATCGACAGTCGCGAGCTCTTCCACCTCGGGCAAATGCTCGATGAGCTCTTCGGTGAAGAGAATCGTCTGGCGATCATCAACTGGCAAAAGTCGTACTCACCGCGTTCGGACAACCGGCACGTCTCGACGGCCACGGAGTACGTCCTCGTTTACGCGAAGGATGAACGGATCGCGAAGACTGGCCTCCAGGCTCGAACAGCAAGCATGGATGCGCGGTACCGCAACCCGGATGGCGACCCCAGACTCTGGAAGGGGGAGAACTTTTCGGGGCCAAAGGCCCAGACGCACCAGGGGATGGTCTACGGCATTCAGTCTCCTTTCACGGGTGACATTCACTACCCTCCCGCGGGAAAGTGTTGGCGAGCGCCGCAGGCGGATGCACTCAAGTGGCTCTCCGAATGGGGTGTCGAGTACGAGCTCCGCTCGATCGACGACACCGACACTCGCGCAGCCATTGTCGGTGTGCAAGCGGATGAAGTCCGCAAGGTTCGTGCGGTGATGGTGAAGGAGAGGCTCGAAGCGGCTTGCGAGGCTTCTGAGAAGCGACGTAAGGCCGGGAACTGGCCTCGTCTGGTGTTTGGGCTCGATGGCCGGGGTCGCCCTCAGCAAAAGAAGTATCTCGAGGACATCAAGCAAGGTCGGGTCCCAATGACCTATTGGTCTGACGACGATCTCGATGAGCCTGATGTGCTTGGCAGCGTTTCTTGGGATCACGAGGAGTCCGGGCACAGCCAGACAGGCGTCAACGAGCTCACCGCGATCGTCGGTCCTGGCCATGGGTTCGAAACCGTGAAGCCGATGAAGCTCATGACAAAGCTCATTCAGATCTGGTGCCCCCCAACCGGAATTGTCCTGGATCCATTTGCAGGGTCAGGAACAACTGGTCACGCGGTACTTCAGCTCAATAATGACCAGGGCGCCGACCGTCGGTTCGTTCTCATAGAGCAAGGGCGGCCCGACAACGGTGACTCCTATGCCAAGACGCTGACGGTCGACCGTCTGCGTCGAGTGGTCACGGGGGATTGGGTGAAAGAGACCAAGACAAAGCCTCTTCCGCTTAGCGGAGGTTTCACCTTTAAAACCCTTGAGAAAAAAGTCGACGCGAAGACCCTCCTGCTTATGGAGCGAGACGAGATGATCGACACTGTCATCGCCTCGCACTCCAGCACCGGGATGCGGCGCATCGCCGTTCTAATCCCCATCGTCGACGACGGCGAGCCCTACTCGTACCTCGTGGCAAAGAACACGCGGAACGAGGGCATCTACCTTGTCTGGTCGGGTGCGGACTCTAACACTGATCTTACCGAGGACGTGTACGAGGAGATCACGGACGAGGCCGAGACCGCAGGGCTGGCTGACGTATATCACGTCTATAGCCGCCGCAATCTAATCGTCACCGACGACGTGATCTGGTACCAGATCCCCGATCGTATTCTGTCTGACTTCGGTCTGGATGTGCGTACCGAGTCGTTCACCGAGGAAGGGTGA
- a CDS encoding DEAD/DEAH box helicase family protein — protein MAIELFQFQQEAASQIADRYAEYVADPIFFGRGVNKRHVPFYQSLSSITGSGKTAILAQAVSEIVALSEIPPVILWLSRGKVVVQQSYANLAGGGKYDHLLSDITVRLLSEYDPEEVANSKESLLYFATVGTFNQRDRENSNLRIFAFDTDDIESTRWEALKVRETADGQRRPLVIVYDEAQNLSDQQTTLLLEQQPAAFLLASATLRFPAQFDNEVIQPLRTSGEYKDEDLITSVKSSTVVASGLVKGMIALDGLNAPMEETVSEMLSDMREVEVDAKAEGLKIAPKAIYVCNTNVLAHDASQTDDPKQPFEQRQASPILIWRYLTEHCDVPAEEIAVYADLRTQKDFPLPSEFTLFSGGERDYGDFVAGDFRHIIFNQTLQEGWDDPAVYFAYVDRTMDSAVQITQVVGRVLRQPGATHYESDRLNTAHFYVRVDRNDSFAQVVEEVRRGLGGDAPEVRILTSPPGSEDLVTLPVKQERSIPRAAIDNVPTLEPIETVINRVHDYSKDSVNTQGKGRRRTVQQVIGANDAVDSEWTDFEQSNRVSARWVFRRDVARRYRPALMVMNTDTTKFDALVGVGSSAFLALSQNAADAVNEYLRFAEIKQLRPKPYKIGSTLVRRSGMETFKNALHEGYDGLNSLELRFARALDETGLIWVRNRPQTGYKIPLVTLGSTVWFFPDFLIWSGDTVICVDTKGDHIVEGDARRKLLAIKPHKRVSTTVEVKFVTEGTWKTDGTPDSKDGFSVWSLGSGRDLRALPYEDMESLVKVFLPADHDD, from the coding sequence ATGGCCATTGAGCTGTTCCAATTTCAGCAGGAGGCGGCCTCCCAAATTGCAGACCGTTACGCTGAATACGTCGCGGATCCGATTTTCTTCGGGCGTGGGGTAAATAAACGCCATGTGCCTTTTTATCAGTCGCTCTCCTCCATCACTGGATCCGGCAAGACGGCGATTCTTGCCCAGGCCGTCAGCGAGATAGTCGCACTTTCGGAGATCCCGCCTGTCATCCTGTGGCTGTCCAGGGGCAAGGTTGTGGTTCAGCAGAGCTACGCCAACCTCGCCGGCGGCGGCAAGTACGATCATCTGCTTTCGGACATCACGGTGCGACTGCTCAGCGAGTACGACCCCGAGGAGGTGGCGAATTCCAAGGAGTCCCTACTTTACTTCGCGACCGTCGGTACGTTTAACCAGCGCGATCGCGAGAACAGCAACTTGCGAATATTCGCCTTTGATACCGACGACATCGAGTCCACCCGCTGGGAGGCGCTCAAGGTACGTGAGACCGCCGACGGACAGCGCCGTCCCCTCGTGATCGTCTATGACGAGGCTCAAAATCTCAGCGACCAGCAGACGACTCTGCTGCTCGAACAGCAGCCGGCGGCGTTTCTTCTGGCCAGCGCGACGCTGCGGTTCCCCGCCCAGTTCGACAACGAGGTCATCCAGCCGTTGCGTACTTCCGGCGAGTACAAGGACGAAGACCTCATCACCTCGGTGAAGTCCTCAACTGTTGTTGCCTCTGGGCTGGTCAAAGGCATGATTGCGCTCGACGGGCTCAACGCCCCGATGGAGGAGACCGTCTCCGAGATGCTCTCTGACATGCGCGAGGTTGAGGTGGATGCCAAGGCTGAGGGGCTAAAGATCGCCCCAAAGGCAATCTACGTCTGTAACACTAACGTGCTCGCGCACGATGCCAGCCAGACTGATGATCCCAAGCAGCCGTTCGAGCAGCGGCAGGCGTCACCGATCCTTATCTGGCGCTACCTCACCGAGCACTGCGACGTCCCGGCCGAAGAAATTGCCGTGTACGCGGATCTCAGGACGCAGAAGGACTTCCCCCTGCCGTCGGAGTTCACGCTATTCAGCGGGGGAGAGCGGGACTACGGGGACTTTGTCGCCGGCGACTTCCGGCACATCATCTTTAATCAGACCCTGCAGGAGGGCTGGGACGACCCGGCTGTCTATTTCGCCTACGTCGACCGCACAATGGACTCGGCCGTGCAGATCACACAGGTTGTCGGCCGCGTCCTGCGCCAGCCCGGGGCGACACACTACGAGTCGGACCGCTTGAACACCGCCCACTTCTACGTCCGAGTCGATCGCAACGATTCGTTCGCCCAGGTCGTCGAGGAGGTGCGTCGCGGTCTCGGTGGTGACGCTCCCGAGGTGCGGATCCTCACATCCCCTCCAGGATCGGAGGATCTCGTCACCTTGCCGGTCAAGCAGGAGCGAAGCATTCCTCGTGCGGCAATCGATAACGTGCCCACACTCGAGCCTATCGAAACAGTCATTAATCGAGTCCACGACTACTCGAAGGACTCGGTCAACACGCAAGGTAAGGGTCGACGACGGACCGTCCAGCAGGTGATCGGGGCGAACGATGCCGTCGACTCGGAGTGGACTGACTTCGAGCAGTCCAATCGGGTCAGCGCCCGCTGGGTCTTTCGACGCGACGTGGCACGTCGCTACCGGCCTGCCCTCATGGTGATGAACACCGACACCACAAAGTTCGATGCGCTTGTGGGGGTTGGGAGCAGCGCCTTTTTGGCCCTCTCACAGAACGCCGCGGATGCCGTCAATGAGTACCTGCGCTTCGCCGAGATCAAGCAGTTGCGTCCCAAGCCCTACAAGATCGGCAGCACACTGGTGCGTCGTAGCGGAATGGAGACGTTCAAGAACGCTCTTCACGAGGGGTATGACGGCCTCAATAGCCTCGAGCTCCGGTTCGCCCGTGCGCTGGACGAGACGGGGCTGATTTGGGTGCGGAACCGCCCCCAGACCGGGTATAAGATTCCACTCGTCACGCTGGGCTCCACTGTGTGGTTCTTCCCCGACTTCCTAATCTGGTCAGGCGACACGGTGATTTGTGTCGACACCAAGGGTGATCACATAGTGGAAGGGGATGCGCGCCGCAAGCTCCTCGCTATCAAGCCGCACAAGAGAGTTTCGACCACGGTCGAGGTGAAGTTCGTGACCGAGGGTACCTGGAAAACTGATGGCACTCCCGATAGCAAGGACGGTTTCTCCGTTTGGTCGTTGGGCAGCGGGCGAGATCTTCGTGCCCTCCCTTACGAGGACATGGAATCGCTGGTAAAGGTCTTCCTTCCAGCGGACCACGACGATTGA
- a CDS encoding SCO1664 family protein, protein MSETDPLDGELIVTGRIRTASNATFLGTIADVAVVYKPIRGENPLWDFPDAVLAHREVAAYLVSEALGWGVVPRTWLRDGPAGEGMVQLWQDEDPDQDAVDLVPAAEIPETGYRTVLGGEDEEGNTVALIHEDTPALRRMAVFDVIVNNADRKGFHVLAMPDGHRFGIDHGLTFHEDHKLRTVLWGWVGDALTAEELEGVDRVLAGLDAELGRELAGLLTAEEIAALAERCGRLRAEARFPAPAGQQSAVPWPLF, encoded by the coding sequence ATGTCGGAGACGGACCCGCTGGACGGCGAGCTGATCGTCACCGGCCGCATCCGCACCGCGTCGAACGCGACCTTCCTCGGGACGATCGCCGACGTGGCCGTCGTCTACAAGCCCATCCGCGGTGAGAACCCGCTGTGGGACTTCCCCGACGCCGTGCTCGCGCATCGCGAGGTCGCCGCCTACCTCGTCTCCGAGGCGCTCGGCTGGGGCGTCGTGCCGCGCACGTGGCTCCGCGACGGCCCGGCGGGCGAGGGCATGGTGCAGCTCTGGCAGGACGAGGATCCCGACCAGGACGCCGTCGACCTGGTCCCCGCGGCCGAGATCCCGGAGACCGGCTACCGGACGGTCCTCGGCGGCGAGGACGAGGAGGGCAACACGGTCGCCCTCATCCACGAGGACACCCCGGCGCTGCGCCGCATGGCCGTCTTCGACGTGATCGTCAACAACGCCGACCGCAAGGGCTTCCACGTGCTCGCCATGCCCGACGGCCACCGCTTCGGCATCGACCACGGCCTCACCTTCCACGAGGACCACAAGCTCCGCACGGTGCTGTGGGGGTGGGTCGGGGATGCGCTGACGGCCGAGGAGCTCGAGGGCGTGGATCGGGTGCTCGCGGGGCTCGACGCGGAGCTGGGGCGGGAGCTGGCGGGGCTGCTGACGGCGGAGGAGATCGCGGCGTTGGCGGAACGGTGCGGGCGGTTGCGTGCGGAGGCGCGGTTCCCGGCGCCTGCCGGGCAGCAGTCAGCGGTGCCCTGGCCGCTGTTCTGA
- a CDS encoding DUF3090 domain-containing protein: MPTRALEFDWPDRAVVGTIGLPGARTFYFQVRSGPQLVTIALEKQQSALLAEKIDEILDRLVTVEGNPFSIPESTPPELVDNDPLEDVVERWRTGAMGLGWDPTTAQVVIEAYPLAEDDDSDDFDLPSVDDDTADTEMLVVRMPVGAARAFAKRTHEIVGAGRPICALCGYPIDPDGHVHTFPDN; the protein is encoded by the coding sequence ATGCCCACACGAGCCCTCGAATTCGACTGGCCCGACCGGGCCGTGGTCGGCACCATCGGCCTCCCGGGCGCGCGCACGTTCTACTTCCAGGTGCGCTCCGGCCCCCAGCTGGTGACCATCGCCCTCGAGAAGCAGCAGTCCGCGCTGCTCGCCGAGAAGATCGACGAGATCCTCGACCGGCTCGTCACCGTCGAGGGCAACCCGTTCAGCATCCCCGAGAGCACGCCTCCGGAGCTCGTCGACAACGACCCGCTCGAGGACGTCGTCGAGCGCTGGCGCACCGGCGCGATGGGCCTCGGCTGGGATCCGACGACGGCTCAGGTGGTCATCGAGGCGTACCCCCTCGCGGAGGACGACGACAGCGACGACTTCGACCTGCCGAGCGTCGACGACGACACGGCCGACACCGAGATGCTCGTGGTGCGGATGCCCGTCGGCGCGGCCCGCGCGTTCGCCAAGCGCACCCACGAGATCGTGGGCGCCGGCCGCCCGATCTGCGCCCTGTGCGGCTACCCCATCGACCCCGATGGGCACGTCCACACCTTCCCCGACAACTGA
- a CDS encoding histidine phosphatase family protein — protein sequence MATVILVRHGRTTANATGILAGRTPGVDLDGTGRDQADRAGDRLAAVPLAAVVSSPLQRCWETAQRILERQPAKPAQPVDPDLTECDYGDWQGRALSELATEDLWKTVQSHPSAVVFPGGESMAGMQARAVAAIRRHDAAIEAEHGPGAVWVAVSHGDVIKSILADAYGMHLDLFQRIDVGPASLSIVRYGAGRPTVHATNTDAGDLSWLAKTTSVGDAPVGGGAGHSTP from the coding sequence ATGGCAACAGTGATCCTCGTGCGGCACGGACGCACCACAGCGAACGCGACCGGGATCCTGGCGGGGCGCACCCCCGGCGTGGACCTCGACGGCACCGGGCGCGACCAGGCCGACCGCGCCGGCGACCGGCTCGCCGCGGTGCCGCTGGCGGCCGTCGTCTCCAGCCCGCTGCAGCGCTGCTGGGAGACGGCGCAGCGGATCCTCGAGCGGCAGCCGGCGAAGCCCGCCCAGCCCGTCGACCCCGACCTCACCGAGTGCGACTACGGCGACTGGCAGGGCCGCGCCCTCAGCGAGCTCGCCACCGAGGACCTCTGGAAGACCGTCCAGTCGCACCCGTCCGCCGTCGTCTTCCCCGGCGGCGAGTCCATGGCCGGCATGCAGGCGCGGGCCGTCGCCGCCATCCGCCGCCACGATGCAGCGATCGAGGCCGAGCACGGGCCCGGCGCCGTGTGGGTCGCGGTGAGCCACGGCGACGTCATCAAGTCGATCCTCGCCGACGCGTACGGCATGCACCTCGACCTGTTCCAGCGCATCGACGTGGGCCCCGCGTCCCTCTCCATCGTCCGCTACGGCGCCGGCCGGCCCACCGTGCACGCGACCAACACCGACGCGGGCGACCTCTCGTGGCTGGCGAAGACCACGAGCGTCGGCGATGCGCCGGTCGGCGGCGGCGCCGGGCACAGCACGCCGTGA
- a CDS encoding amino acid permease, whose protein sequence is MASAPQLHKSLTQRQLTMIAIGGVIGAGLFVGSGVVINGAGPGAFLTYAISGVLIILVMRMLGEMATANPSTGSFADYARHALGGWAGFSMGWLYWYFWVIVVGFEAVAGAKALTYWFDAPVWLLSLGLMALMTATNLISVGAFGEFEYWFAGIKVAAIILFLGLGSLYVLGIWPGRSLDFSNLVAHGGFFPNGVGAIFSSVVVAIFSMVGAEVATIAAAESKDPAKAIRKSTNSVILRISLFFVGSLFLLAVILPWDSTELGASPFVSAFDRMGIPFAGDVMNAVVLTAVLSCLNSGLYTASRMLFVLAARREAPAGLMKVTERGVPRAAILLSSVVGFLCVIAAAVSPDTVFLFLLNSSGAIILFVYLLIAISQIVLRRRSGSAGLPVKMWLFPGLSIVTVVGILAVLAQMALDPEIRPQLVLSLVAWAVVLGLYVVTKARGGSVDPVAPEAERRSASQHARQ, encoded by the coding sequence ATGGCATCCGCACCCCAGCTGCACAAGAGCCTCACGCAGAGGCAGCTCACCATGATCGCGATCGGCGGCGTCATCGGCGCCGGCCTGTTCGTGGGGTCCGGGGTGGTGATCAACGGCGCGGGCCCCGGCGCGTTCCTCACCTACGCGATCTCCGGCGTGCTGATCATCCTGGTGATGCGGATGCTCGGCGAGATGGCGACCGCGAACCCCAGCACCGGATCCTTCGCCGACTACGCGAGGCACGCCCTCGGCGGCTGGGCCGGCTTCTCGATGGGCTGGCTCTACTGGTACTTCTGGGTCATCGTCGTGGGATTCGAGGCGGTCGCCGGCGCGAAGGCGCTCACCTACTGGTTCGACGCGCCGGTCTGGCTCCTCTCCCTCGGCCTCATGGCGCTGATGACCGCCACCAACCTCATCTCCGTCGGCGCGTTCGGCGAGTTCGAGTACTGGTTCGCGGGGATCAAGGTGGCCGCGATCATCCTGTTCCTCGGCCTCGGCAGCCTCTACGTGCTCGGCATCTGGCCGGGCCGCTCGCTCGACTTCTCGAACCTCGTGGCGCACGGCGGCTTCTTCCCGAACGGCGTCGGCGCGATCTTCTCCTCGGTCGTCGTCGCGATCTTCTCCATGGTCGGCGCGGAGGTCGCCACCATCGCCGCCGCCGAATCCAAGGACCCCGCGAAGGCCATCCGCAAGTCGACCAACTCCGTGATCCTCCGAATATCCCTGTTCTTCGTCGGCTCGCTGTTCCTGCTCGCCGTGATCCTCCCCTGGGATTCCACGGAGCTCGGCGCCAGCCCGTTCGTGAGCGCATTCGACCGCATGGGGATCCCGTTCGCGGGCGACGTGATGAACGCGGTCGTCCTCACCGCCGTGCTCTCGTGCCTGAACTCCGGCCTCTACACGGCGAGCCGCATGCTCTTCGTGCTCGCGGCGCGGCGGGAGGCCCCGGCGGGGCTGATGAAGGTGACCGAGCGCGGAGTGCCGCGTGCCGCGATCCTGCTGTCGTCCGTCGTCGGCTTCCTCTGCGTGATCGCGGCGGCCGTCTCCCCCGACACCGTCTTCCTCTTCCTGCTCAACTCCTCGGGCGCGATCATCCTCTTCGTCTACCTGCTCATCGCGATCTCGCAGATCGTCCTCCGCCGCCGCAGCGGATCCGCCGGCCTGCCGGTGAAGATGTGGCTGTTCCCCGGCCTCTCGATCGTCACGGTCGTCGGGATCCTCGCGGTGCTCGCGCAGATGGCGCTGGACCCCGAGATCCGCCCGCAGCTCGTGCTGAGCCTCGTGGCGTGGGCAGTCGTGCTCGGGCTGTACGTGGTGACGAAGGCACGAGGCGGGTCGGTGGATCCGGTGGCGCCGGAAGCGGAGCGGAGGAGCGCCTCTCAACACGCTCGTCAGTGA